One genomic region from Plasmodium chabaudi chabaudi strain AS genome assembly, chromosome: 7 encodes:
- a CDS encoding high mobility group protein B2, putative, whose amino-acid sequence MATKTQKKVIKKQNKKKKKDPLAPKRALSAYMFYVKDKRLEIIQERPELAKEVAQVGKLIGEAWGQLTPAQKAPYEKKAELDKVRYSKEIEEYKKTKE is encoded by the coding sequence ATGGCAACTAAAACACAAAAGAAAGTTATAAAGAAgcaaaacaaaaagaaaaaaaaggacCCATTAGCTCCAAAGAGAGCTTTGTCTgcttatatgttttatgtCAAGGATAAAAGATTAGAAATAATTCAAGAAAGGCCAGAGCTAGCTAAAGAAGTTGCACAAGTAGGAAAATTAATTGGAGAAGCATGGGGACAATTAACTCCAGCTCAAAAAGCTccatatgaaaaaaaagcagAATTAGATAAAGTTCGTTATTCAAAAGAAAtagaagaatataaaaaaacgaaggaataa
- a CDS encoding U4/U6.U5 small nuclear ribonucleoprotein, putative has translation MFNALFSSKKKTPEQDQSIEKNEEIIKDEKDSISNHSQISDTEGKDKNSKSNTDSNDDENDLRDKRKNGKTNKHGSISGSISRSRSRSRDKYEHRNKDKHRHRKRSRSRERRKDKDKHRHRYRDDTISRSRSRSRDRKKRHRSRDRSRDRSRERRRDRSRERRRDRSRERRRDRSRERRRDRSRERRRDRSRDRSRDRSRDRKRDRSRDRSREKRRRMDSNDSYDEYRNIKRDSITSYNSNDNNKENKMNSISRSHSENYDGIHKNENSNKSPSQNSYKKTENNNSSDNEELSESEMLKKLMGITEFATTDNKCHNETDISGVNKRTKRKYRQYMNRRGGFNRPLSPAF, from the coding sequence atgtttAATGCATTGTTTtcaagtaaaaaaaaaacacctGAACAAGATCAGTcgattgaaaaaaatgaagaaataataaaagacgAAAAAGATTCAATCAGCAACCATTCACAAATTAGTGACACGGAAGGAAAAGacaaaaattcaaaaagtAACACAGATTCTAATGACgatgaaaatgatttaagagataaaagaaaaaatggaaagaCGAATAAACATGGAAGCATCTCGGGAAGCATAAGCAGAAGTCGAAGCCGAAGTAGGGACAAATATGAGCATAGAAATAAAGATAAGCATAGACATAGGAAACGATCAAGAAGTAGAGAACGAAGGAAGGACAAAGACAAGCATAGACACAGATACCGAGATGATACCATAAGTCGGAGCAGGAGCAGAAGTAGAGATCGAAAGAAAAGGCACAGGAGTAGAGACCGAAGTAGAGACAGAAGCAGAGAAAGAAGAAGAGATCGAAGTAGGGAAAGACGAAGAGACAGAAGCAGAGAAAGGAGAAGAGATAGAAGTAGAGAAAGACGAAGGGACCGAAGTAGAGAGAGAAGAAGAGATCGAAGTAGAGACAGAAGTAGGGACAGAAGTAGAGACAGAAAACGAGACCGAAGTCGGGATAGAAGCCGAGAAAAAAGACGAAGAATGGATTCAAACGATTCATATGATgaatatagaaatataaaaagagaTAGCATAACTAGCTATAATagtaatgataataataaagaaaataaaatgaatagcATTTCAAGAAGTCATAGTGAAAATTATGATGGcattcataaaaatgaaaattcgAATAAAAGTCCAAGTCAAaatagttataaaaaaacagaaaataataattcatcaGATAATGAAGAATTATCAGAAAGTGAAATGCTTAAAAAGTTAATGGGAATTACTGAATTTGCGACAACAGATAATAAATGTCACAATGAAACAGATATATCAGGTGTTAATAAAAGAACAAAGAGAAAATATAGGCAATATATGAATAGGCGAGGAGGGTTTAACCGTCCTCTATCCCCAGCTTTTTAA
- a CDS encoding zinc finger protein, putative, which yields MACTPLLSENDLYLFRTKQCLRLAKGGCEFGLDRCQYSHNTQWIRRCPYYISLPSYLRYIPVACPYFIKSKELDENKNQEENNKDIEREKEILQNCLFLTNVDGSVNNEFYKYIEQTNTNKCPAGVECPLAHSIEEIYYHPLVYKTKKCENYKHGNCNKYYCPDFHKLAEQRKVKEYFIPFSYKIDIPSYPNVTIVDKIKYGSFKGQSQINNNKKKPLHQHVNKPLLNFSDRNTKTENGNNHTCNNTIYSYQNKNNKYISSFQKCANNNNYNKKEEFSKINYDANKISNNRTDKNAYLKYKSANIPYINENMAYPNNAKYNTISYPNNSHTFENLLKNKKQNSIFSYLNNCDDKFTLYVHILQKFSHLFDLNISNVNSNTPIALINALNISDKNLQNVDKIEMENSENRNNTSCYVCTDVDKKNYDSVNANNASANINNMDNQFESNTENNSKSNTYYNILNQIFKKNLQITKNKMEYLNEQPSPITNTYERIFKYDPKYDGNIDSFTNYTHKNMIVNENCGDSYEDFINMLSHILCLLYFTTNSKTHPSFDEYAHQLAKNIHNESIKMRDVCMEKNVNKPIEGSI from the exons ATGGCGTGCACACCATTACTTAGTgaaaatgatttatatttattccgAACAAAGCAATGCTTAAGGTTAGCTAAAGGAGGTTGTGAATTTGGTCTTGATCGATGCCAATATAGTCATAACACACAATGGATAAGACGATGCCCATATTATATCTCCCTTCCTTCTTACCTTCGATATATTCCAGTTGCTTGtccatattttatcaaaagtAAAGAAttagatgaaaataaaaaccaagaagaaaataataaagatatagaacgtgaaaaagaaatattacaaAACTGTTTATTTCTAACGAATGTAGATGGTAGTgttaataatgaattttataaatatatcgaACAAACTAATACTAATAAATGTCCAGCAGGTGTTGAATGCCCATTGGCTCATAGTATTGAAgaaatttattatcatcctcttgtttataaaacgaaaaaatgtgaaaattataaacatggtaattgtaataaatattattgtcCAGACTTTCATAAATTAGCTGAACAAAGAAAAgtaaaagaatattttatccCATTTTCTTACAAAATTGATATACCATCATATCCAAATGTTACTATTGtagataaaattaaatatggaTCATTCAAAGGACAAtcacaaattaataataataaaaaaaaaccatTACATCAACATGTTAATAAACCCTTATTGAACTTTTCGGACAGGAACACTAAAACTGAAAATGGTAATAACCACACATGTAATAACACAATTTATAgttatcaaaataaaaacaacaaaTACATTTCTTCATTCCAAAAATGTgcaaacaataataattataataagaaAGAGgaattttctaaaataaattatgacGCTAACAAAATTTCCAACAATCGAACAGACAAAAATGCCtacttaaaatataaatcagCTAATATACCATATATCAATGAAAATATGGCATACCCAAATAatgcaaaatataatactatAAGCTATCCTAATAATTCACACACATTTGaaaatttgttaaaaaataaaaaacaaaattctATTTTTAGCTACCTAAACAATTGTGATGATAAATTTACcttatatgtacatattttacaaaaattttcacatttatttgatttaaatatatcaaatgtTAATTCGAATACCCCAATTGCATTAATTAATgcattaaatatttcagaTAAAAATCTACAAAATGTTGATAAAATCGAAATGGAAAACTCAGAAAATCGAAACAATACAAGTTGCTATGTTTGTACTGATGtggacaaaaaaaattatgactCTGTTAATGCGAATAATGCAAGTGCCAATATTAACAACATGGATAATCAATTTGAATCAAACACAGAAAACAATTCAAAAAgtaatacatattataatatactaaatcaaatatttaaaaaaaatttgcaaattacaaaaaataaaatggaatatTTAAACGAGCAACCTAGCCCAATAACAAATACGTATGAAcgcatttttaaatatgatcCAAAATATGATGGAAATATAGATTCTTTTACAAATTAtacacataaaaatatgatagtTAATGAAAATTGTGGGGATAGTTACGaagattttataaatatgttaagTCACATTCTATGTTTACTTTATTTTACTACTAATTCAAAAACACACCCATCTTTTGATGAGTATGCTCATCAGCTAGccaaaaat ATACACAATGAAAGCATAAAAATGAGAGATGTGTGcatggaaaaaaatgtaaacaAGCCCATAGAAGGATCTATTTAg